In the genome of Sulfurimonas autotrophica DSM 16294, the window TGACGAAGCAAAACAGCTTATCAATGAAATTGCAGATTCAAGTTCTGCAATTGCATCTGTATCAGCAAAAATTGAATCTGCTGCACAAAAGTTAATATAATAGATAGATGATTAATAATTTAATAGATTTTTACCTAAAAAGCCATCCTGTGACTCTTGGCGTATTACTGCTTTTGTCTGTATACTTCATTGTATTAAACTGGGTGTTTTTTTACCGCTATTTTTCTCTTAATAATTGGCTTTCTCGTGAAAGTGTTTCTCTTGAATCACTTTTACTTGGGGCCACTACAGTTAATGAAAACTCTTTTTTAAATAATTTTATAAAAACAAGTAATATTGTTTCAAAAGAAGTTTTAGGACTTGGTATGCTTGCCGCAACTAAAGAGGCTACAAAAGGACTTTCTGTACTTTCTGTTTTTGCTTCTACCTCTCCTTTTATAGGACTTTTTGGTACCGTAGTTTCGATCCTGGATACTTTTGCACATATAGGGCAAAATAGCGGCGGTATGTCAATAATAGCTGCCGGTGTTTCTGATGCATTAATCGCAACCGCATCGGGTATATTTGTAGCAACCTTTGCTTATACTTATCATCAGATATTAAAAAGAAAATCTTATGAAATTATCAGCTATCTTCAAATGCAAAGTGACGCAATTTTAGCTCGCAAGGCATAAAAAATGAGTTATGATTGGGATGAAAAACCAGAGCTGAATATTACGCCGCTTGTGGATGTTATGCTGGTTCTTCTTGTTGTACTCATGGTTATTGCTCCAAATATTATGTATGAAGAAAATATAAAACTGCCTCAAGGTTCGGCATCACAGCAACTTTCAAAAATTCCTCCGGTACACATTACTATAGATAAAGAGCGAAATGTAAAAGTCAATAAAGATATTTACCTTTTAAATGCCTTTATGGATAATTTTTCCCTGTATGCGAATAAGTTAAATAAAAAAGCTACTGTTCTTATCAGCGCAGATAAACGTCTGGATTATGGTGTGGTTATGTCAGTATTGGCAGCGGTTAAGCAAGCTGGTTTTACTGAGGTATCTTTAGCTACAAATGGATAACAACAGCCGTTATTTTTATATAAGTGGTTTTATATCACTCTCTCTTTTTGCGTTATTCTTATTTTCATTCATATATATGATGTTCAATGTATCAAAAACAAAAAAGTATGGCTATAAAAAAGAAAATTATATTTCAGTTTCAATTAAAATGACAAGCAGCAAGCATTCTGCAAAGAAGAAGACGTCTAAAGCTCCCCTTCCAAATAAAAAAGCTGTAAAAAATGTAGATATAAATAATCTTTTCAGTGATGTATGGACAAAAAAAATAAATAACAGTGTGAAAAAACCTGAAAATAAAAGACGAATTGAGCAAATACAAAAAAAGATTAGTACAACAAAACAAAATAATGTTGAGTCAGTGACTCAAAAGCTTAATGCTCTGCAAACAAGTCATTCCTCAACACAAAAGGCTACATCAGCTGCAAATGAAGTTAATGAATATTTAGCTAAAATTCAAGATATTGTTTATCAGCATTTTAATGTGCCTCAAAACAGTGAAGGTAATAGTGTTAAAACTGTAATAGAACTTGATCCGTTTGGTAAACTGATTGATTTTAGAATACTGAGTTATTCTAATAACGAAGCACTTAACCAAGAGGCAGATATGATGAAAGAACGATTAAAAAATATTGTATTCCCTGTGAATCCAAAAAACAGATCGAGTAAAACGATTGTAATATTAATTTCTAAGGAGTAGATTTTGAAAATATTTTTTTCATTATTCATTTTGGTAGGCCTTTTATTTGCAAGTGATGCAACTATAGAAGTAGTGAAAAAAGCAGATTCTTTGCCTTCGATGGCAGTTGAAGATGCATCTATCAGTTATGATGATACGTTCAAATTACGTTTTTTTAAATCTTTGGTAGCTGACTTGAATGTTATATCTTTGTTTAATGTAAACAGACACCACAGACTCGCAAACTATAATGATACAAATGTTTTAGTTGAAAATAAAGATATGAGCTATGTCTTACGATATAAAATGTTTGAAGATGATAATAGAGCTTTAAATATTGAAATGAAACTCTTTAACAGAGATGAAGAAGTCTTTTCAAAACGCTACAGAGTAAATAAAAAAAATATCTACATGTTTATATCTCATGCAATGGCTTATGATATCAATGAGTTTATGGGTGAACCCTCAGTTGAATGGATGAAAAGAAAAGTTATCTTTGCCCGCATCATTGCTCCCAAAAAGAGTGAAATAATTATTGCCGATTATACATTGTCTTATCAACATGTTATTATCAAAGGCGGACTTGATATTTTTCCAAAATGGGCAAACAAAGCGCAAAATGCATTTTATTATACATCATTGGATCCATTAAAACCTACTTTGAAATATGTAGATATAAAAACTGCAAAAGTAAAAAATATTATATCTTCTGATGGAATGATGGTATGTTCTGATGTAAGTGAAGATGGTAAAAGCATCCTTTTAACTATGGCAAGAAATGGACAACCGGATATTTATTTATACAATACAACGACAAAAAAGTATAAAAGAATTACTACATATAGCGGAATAGATGTAAATGGCCAATTTATGGGAGATAATAAAATAATTTTTATTTCATCTCGTTTGGGATATCCAAATGTTTTTTCAAAAAGATTGGATACAGGGATAGTTGAACAAATGGTCTATTATGGAAAAAGTAATTCTTCATGTAGTGCGCAAGGACAGTATATAGTGTATGAAGCGCGTGAAAGTTCAAATGCTTTTAGTGTGAATACATTTAATCTGCATCTTATTTCAACAAAAACAGATTTTATCAGAAGATTGACGGCTACAGGTATAAATGAATTTCCAAGATTTTCAAAAGATGGTGATGCTATTATATTTATTAAAAATTATAAATCACAGAGTGCTATCGGAATAATACGATTGATGCATAATAAAAACTATCTTTTTCCATTAAAATCAGGAAAAATACAATCTATGGACTGGTAAACATTAAGTGTTATTCACTTATTACATTTTTTTGGTATAATATATTAATTTTAAAATTGAGGAAATAAATAATGAAAAGCATAGTACTTTCTAGTGTTGTGACAGCACTTTTAGTTTTTAGTGGATGTAGCACAAAAGAACCGGCAGTTCAAAAGAAAACTGAAGAGGTGGCATCTCCGGTAGTACAAGAGGTTGAAGCGGTTACGACAGAAACTGTTGCAAGTGAAAATAGCACTATCAACTCATCGACTAATGAATTAAGCATGAACGCAATAGAGTCTAAACTTCCAACGATTTACTTTGATTTTGACAAGTATAACATCAAACCTGAGATGCAAGAAAGAATTGATGCAGCAGCTGAACTTGGTAAAACAGGTGCAAAAGCATTTAGTGTAAAACTTGAAGGCAACTGTGATGAGTGGGGAAGCGATGAGTATAACTTCGCACTTGGACTTAAGCGTGCAAATGCCGTGAAAAAAGCTTTAGTTGCAGACGGTATTGATCCTTCTCGTATTTCGATGGTTAGTTATGGAGAGAGTAATCCTGTATGTACAGAGCATACGAGAGCATGCTGGGCAAAAAATCGTCGTGTAAATTTTAAACTTTTACCGTAAGTTTTTTACATGAAAAGTACTGTACAAGCAGCATTGCTGCTAGTCGCTTTTGTATCTTCAGTGTCATTTGCCGCCGAACCCTCTGCGTTTGGAGCAGGTGACCTTACTGCAGCCAGTCCGTATGGACTCACTTCGAGTGAAAAAGTTATTTTACAAACAAAAAAGACCTTAAAAAAAGTTGCTATCAATACTAAATCGCAAGCCAGTGAACTTGACTCTTTACGTGAGAGAATAGACGGTATACAAAGCATTGTAGAAAATTTAAGTATAAAGTCGCATAACAATAAAATAAACTTACAAAAGTTCAAAGAAGACAATAAAGCAAATATCGACAATATCCATGAGTTTCAAACCAGATTGGGTGAACAGATTCAAAAGAATACGCAGGCTATAGAAAAGCTCAGGGTTATGATCTTGGAACTTTCTAAAGTTGTTGATAAAATAAATGCCGATTATGTCAGCAAAGATGAATTTAATACGTTGGTAACAGATGTCAATAATTTTAAAGCATTGGTGGCAAAAGAGATAAAATCAAGAAAAAGCAGTGCAAAGTCTTCAAAAATCAGCAGTGCAGAACTCTATAATCAGGCAAAAGCATATTTTGACAAAAAGTATTATACGAAAGCGATACAAGACTATAAAGAACTTATTAAAAGAAAATACAAACCGGCATATGCTCATTATATGATTGGCGAAATGAACTTTAAGCGAAAAAATTATGCTCAGGCGATTTCATATTTTAAAAAGAGTGCTTCTTTATATGATAAAGCTTCGTATATGCCCAAGCTAATGCTCCATACTGCAATAGCCATGGATAAGACAGGTGACAAAGAACATGCAAAAGCATTTTATAATGCGGTAGTTGTAAAATATCCTAAGTCAAAAGAGGCAAAAGAGGCTAAAAAACATTTAGGATTAACTTAGTTAAACGTTGATTTTCAGCAATAATATATATTATTATGATAAAATCTCAAAAATAAATAAAGGTGTAATAATGGCAATTCAAGACAATCAAATAGTGTCAATAGAGTACGAAGTACGTGATGGTGATCAAGTAGTAGATAGCAATATGGGCGGCGCTCCATTAGTGTTTATGTATGGAAAAGGGCAAATAATTCCAGGATTAGAGAGTGGAATTAAAGATATGAATATTGGTGATAAAGCAGATGTTTTAGTAAAAGCTGCAGATGCATATGGCGAGTATAACGCAGAAGCGACACAAGAAGTTCCAAAAGAACAGTTCGCTGGTATTGATTTAACAGAGGGTATGACTCTTTACGGTCAGGGTGAAGATGGCGGAACTGTACAAGTTACTGTTAAAGAAATTAAAGACAACAGTGTTGTTATTGATTTTAATCACCCATTAGCAGGAAAAGATTTAATGTTTAGTGTTGCTATCAACAATGTAAGAGATGCTTCTGCTGAAGAGGCTATGACTGGCGTACCAGAAGAAAATAAACCTTCTGAAGATGCACATAGTTGTGGTACAGGTGGCGGCAGCGGCTGTGGATGTAACTAAGTTTATAACCGCTTGCGAAGCTTCTTCCCAAGCTAAAAAGACAGCTACTCTTTTAAAAACACTGAGCGTTAATGCCCTTATTACGGGTGAAGTTGGTGTTGGAAAAAAGAGTTTAGCCTCTTTTATACTTCCGGATGCATTTCTTATTGATGCATCCAATTTTGATGAGTTACTCCTTTCTCTGGAAAATTCAGAAAATATCATAATCACTAACCTTGACAATTCACCCAATTTTGAACGTTTAATGCAGGCTATTAAAGAAAATAATGTAAGAGTAGTGGCTACTGCAAAAGAGTCATTTTCACATAAAATGACAGATGATCTTTTTAGCGTGAAATTTAATGTACCTCCGTTAAGAGAAAGAATGGAAGATGTTGAAGAACTCCTGAAGCAATTTATTTCAGATGCGATGGTACTCTTTGGCAGTAATAATGATTTTGATGTAAGTAATTTTAAACCCGATTTATCGCAAAATGCGCTTTCTTTGAAAAGACAGGTTATGATGAATTATTTACTTCAAGATGTCAAAGATACGGAGCTGATGGATATTATAGAACAATATTTATATGATAAACTCGGTTCTAACAGTGATTATAGAACTCTTTTGTATTTATATGAAGTACCTTTAATAAAAGCCGGATTGCATAAATTTAAATCGCAGGTCCAGTTAGCTGATAAATTGGGATTAAATAGAAATACTTTAAGAAAAAAAATAGCAGAACATAAAAAATATATAGGAAATAAGATATGAAAAAAACAGCAATGATATTTGCAGGACAAGGTTCTCAAGCAGTTGGCATGGGAAAAGATTTTTATGAAAATTCTAAACTTGCACGTGAAATGTTTGAAAAAGCAGGTGATAGAATAGGTGTTGATTTTAAAGAAATTATTTTCAAAGAGAATGAAAAACTAGGGCAAACTGCTTACACGCAGCCTGCAATTCTTTTGGTTCAAATGATAGCTTATAAGCTTTTTAAAGCCCAATGTCCTGATGTGAAAGCTATTTATTTTTTAGGTCACTCTTTAGGTGAATTTTCAGCTTTATGTGCAGCAGGTGCTATTGATTATGTGGATGCTGTTGAGCTTGTGCATAAACGTGGAGCTTTAATGCAAGAAGCCTGCGAAGGCAAAGATGCAGGTATGATGGCTATTGTGGGTCTTGATGATGCAGGTGTTGAAAAAATTTGTGCAGAGGCTCAAGCTGAGGGTAAACAAGTATGGCCGGCAAATTATAATCAAGACGGTCAGCTTGTTGTAGCCGGTAATAGAGCTGATTTAGCTTCATTAGAACAGACTTTCAAAGATGCAGGTGCAAAAAGAGCGTTGCTATTAAATATGTCGGTTGCATCACACTGTGATATATTAGCTCCTGCACAAGAACCGCTTGCTAAACTTATGGAAAAATATATAAAAGATACTTTTGAAGCACCTGTTATTTCAAATGTTACAACAAAACCGTACAGCACAAAAGCTGAGGCTGTAAAGCTTTTAAAAGACCAGCTTGTAAAACCGGTAAAATATAAACAGTCTATACAGGCAATAGCCCCTAAAGTTAATATGGCAATTGAGTTTGGAAACGGTGTGGTACTAAAAGGTCTTAACAGAAGAATCGCAAAAGATTTAAAAACAGTGAATATTTCTGATATGGCATCTTTAGAAAAAGTAAAAGAAGAAGTTTGCTCATAAGATGAGAGTTACACTTGCACAAACTTCACCGAAGTTAAATCGTTCAAATTTTAATGATGTGGTTGCAATTATTAATGCGGTAAAACAAAGCTCAGATTTAATAGTATTTCCTGAACTCTCCTTAAGCGGGTATCTACTGCAAGATAAACTTTTTGAAGATGCATGGTCGCTTGAAGAACTCACAGTTTTTGAAGAGTTAAGTAAAGATATAGACATTGTCATCGGTGCTGCATTAAGAGATGGTGAAGTCTTTAGAAATGTAGGACTTTACTATGCAAACGGTAAATTTATATCTAAGCACATAAAGGTGCATCTGCCCAATTATGGAATGTTTGAAGAAGCACGATATTTTGAGGGTGGTAATAAATTTGAAGCATTTACGGTTAATAATAAAACTATAGCAATGCTTGTATGTGAAGATTTATGGCATAAAAGTGTCCATAAAGAATTGATGGCTCTCAATCCTGATTTGATCATAGTCCTTGTAGCATCTCCTGCACGCGGATTCAATGATAAGAGTCTTGAAATACAGGAAAAATGGTACAAAATCATAACAGATGTGGCAAAAGAGTGTAATTCACAGCTTCTTTTTGTCAACCGTGTGGGTTTTGAAGACGGACTCGGGTTTTGGGGTGGAAGCTGTGTTGTAGATATTTATGGTAAGATTACTCACAAACTGCCGCTTTTTCAAAAAGATATACAAACATTTACAATAGAGGAATAAATATGACATTAGCAATAATGGGAGCAATGTCCGAAGAAATTGCACCGATTTTAGAAAGAGTAGGTGAGTATAAGACAACAGCTTATGCGGGAAATACATATTACGAAGCGAGTTATAAAGGCATTAATCTTGTCATAGCATACTCAAAAATAGGAAAAGTATTTTCAACATTGACCGCAACTACTATGTGTGAACATTTTGGCGCGCAAAAGCTTTTGTTTTCCGGTGTTGCCGGAGCGATATCTCCAAAACTAAAAGTAGGTGACCTGATTGTGGCAACAAAACTTGCTCAGCATGATTTGGATATCACTGCTTTTGGCCATCCGTTTGGATATGTGCCTGAGGGTTCTGTATATGTTGAGGCTGATAAAGAGTTAATTGCGCTTTCAAAAGAAGTAGCGGTAGAGATGGGTAAAAGTGTGCAAGAAGGTATTATTGCAACAGGTGACCAATTCGTAGCCGATGAGAAAAGAAAAAACTGGATTGGTGAGACCTTTAAGGCTGATGCGTTAGAGATGGAGGGTGCAAGTGTAGCTGTTGTCTGTGATGCTTTGGACGTGCCGTTTTTTATACTGCGTGCTATCAGTGATGCAGCGGATATGGATGCAAGTTTTTCTTTTGATGAATTTTTAGAAACAAGTGCGGTCGAATCTGCTGAATTTGTCATGAAAATGGTAGATAAGCTTGTCCGTTAAACTTTCTAAAAAAATTATGTCAAAACTCGGTAAAACAAATGCCGAGTTTAAATTGATAGAAGAGGGTGATAAAATTCTTGTCGGACTCAGCGGAGGAAAAGATTCCCTGACGATGATTCATGCAATGAAAGAGCAACAACGCCGTGCTCCTTTTGCATTTGAATTTATTGCCGTTACGGTAAGCTACGGTATGGGTGAAAATTTTGATAAACTCTCTGCTCATTGCAGGGAGCATGGCATACAGCATGTAATAAAAGAGACACAGACCTATGATTTGGCAAAAGAAAAAATTCGTAAAAATTCTTCATTTTGTAGTTTTTTTTCCCGTATGAGACGAGGCTACCTTTACAGTGTTGCCAAAGAACTTGGATGCAATAAGGTTGCACTTGGACATCATATGGATGATGCGGCTGAGAGCTTTTTTATGAACTTTATCTATAACGGACAGATGAGAAGTCTCGCTCCAAAATATACAGCGCAAAACGGACTTGTTGTGATTCGCCCTCTTATTCAAATGCGAGAACGTCAGCTTCGTGCTTTTGTGGAAGATAACGGCATTGAAGCAATAGGAGATGAAGCCTGCCCGGCTATGCGTTTTGATGTAAAAATGCCCTATGCAAGAGCACAGATGAAAGATATGCTTGCAAAAATGGAAAAAGAGCATCCTCAACTTTTTACTTCACTGAATGCTGCATTTAAAAATATATCTGTTGATAGTTTTTTTATGACTGAGGATTAGTCTCTTCATCATAAATAACGGCAGTCCCTGCAATTAAGTCATGCAAGCCTCTTTTATCTTGTCTAAATGCCACCATTAAAAAGCCTATGCCAAATAAGAGCAATGAAGGAATATAGGCTAAAGAACGTGTAAACGCTTGCTTATTAGTTATGTCTTTACCCGTATGTGCATCGACTATCTTTACATGTAAGAACTTTTTTCCCGGTGTAGCTCCCCGCCAATTATCCCAAAAAAGGATGGTAACAACCAAAACGGAAATTTCAAAAATAAGTTCCCACGTAAAAGAAGTACGCGGCTGCTTGTCTAGAGCATGCACATTACCGCTCATTGCCATTTGTATATTTTGCTGGTATTGTGAAAAGTCAAACCAGTGTCCGCCGCTTATAAAATAAATAATAATACCTACAGGCAGAGCTAAGAAAAGTGTATCTAAAAATGAAGCGAAAAACCGCATCCAGAATCCTGCATATTTTACATTTTTCATCTTAGCATTGTTTCCTTATATAAGTCCATAATATTTTGGATCCTGCGGTTCGCCATAGTAATATCCTTGTATCAAATCTACCCCGAATTCTTTAACAAGGTCGGCTAATTCCTCATTACTGACGAATTCTGCAATAGTGCGTATATTGGCCTGTTTTGCATACTGGATGATGCCCCGGACCATATTATTTATATTTTCATCTTTATTGAGCTGTGTAATAAGGGAACCGTCGAGTTTTATGTAGTCAATATGAAGTCTAAGTATAGTAGTAAAGTTTGAATATCCTGAACCAAAATCATCAATGGCAACTTTACATCCATATTGTTTTACCAGTAAAATAAAAGTTTCAACTATACTGTAATCGTCTATATCTTCTGATTCTAAAATTTCAAAGGTTATGCCCTCTCCGCCGTATTTATCTAAACGGTTTTTTATATAATCAAGCATGCTAGGAGAATTAAGATTTTCATAACTGAGGTTTATAGAGATATTCGTATTATTTTTTGCATAAATATTAAATACTTTTTGCATCATTTGCCGCGTAAAATATTCAAATGTTTTATCCTCTTTTGCTACATCCAAAAAATAGTAGGGAGAAATAATTTCGCCGCTGTCCGTTTGTATCCTTGCCAGTGCTTCATACTTTACGATATCTCCACTCTGCGTATCTATAATAGGCTGAAAATAGGGAATAATGTCCCCGTTGTAGAGTGCAGTTTTATATACCTTAAGTCTTTGCAGCTTTTGTGCTTTTTCATCTTTTAGCGACTGCTTATTTTTATAGATTCTAAATTTTTTTTGTGAAATAAGTGCCTCTTGCAGTGCAATGTTTGCATGTGATAAAATATTGTTGACGCCGTAAGCTACGCCTGCTGTAAAATCAGCAACTATTGACTCATCATCCGGATTGTCTTCGGATTCGCTCGGGAGTAATAGAGAGTGCTGTACTAAAAGTAAATATTTATCAAAAAGATTTTTATTTGTAATTAAAAATGCAAACTCCTGCAAATTAAGATTATATAATGTCACCTGCTCATCATGGACTATATCATGCAGTTCTTTGGCTTTTTTCCGAATGATATCTTGGATAATAGCATTTCCATAGAGTTCTTTGAGTACATTAAGCTGGTTTACATGTAAAATAACAAGCATTGCCTCTTTTTTAAGAAGAGAAAGGTCTTCGTTAAGTGCAGTATGATTTGGAAGCTTTGTAAATCTATCAAGGCTTTTGAGATTTTTAATGGCGTATTCATTAACATCAAGCACCACAGTATTTTTTTGAGCTTTATGCAAGTTTTCATCAGCTATGCTATATAAATCATCACAGTTAAGATAAAATTTTGATGTATCAAGGTTAATACCTCCAATAGAGAGCTGCAAATTTTTTATAGCCTTAAATTTTATAATTTCATCTGATACATTA includes:
- a CDS encoding MotA/TolQ/ExbB proton channel family protein — its product is MINNLIDFYLKSHPVTLGVLLLLSVYFIVLNWVFFYRYFSLNNWLSRESVSLESLLLGATTVNENSFLNNFIKTSNIVSKEVLGLGMLAATKEATKGLSVLSVFASTSPFIGLFGTVVSILDTFAHIGQNSGGMSIIAAGVSDALIATASGIFVATFAYTYHQILKRKSYEIISYLQMQSDAILARKA
- a CDS encoding ExbD/TolR family protein, whose amino-acid sequence is MSYDWDEKPELNITPLVDVMLVLLVVLMVIAPNIMYEENIKLPQGSASQQLSKIPPVHITIDKERNVKVNKDIYLLNAFMDNFSLYANKLNKKATVLISADKRLDYGVVMSVLAAVKQAGFTEVSLATNG
- a CDS encoding TonB C-terminal domain-containing protein, translating into MDNNSRYFYISGFISLSLFALFLFSFIYMMFNVSKTKKYGYKKENYISVSIKMTSSKHSAKKKTSKAPLPNKKAVKNVDINNLFSDVWTKKINNSVKKPENKRRIEQIQKKISTTKQNNVESVTQKLNALQTSHSSTQKATSAANEVNEYLAKIQDIVYQHFNVPQNSEGNSVKTVIELDPFGKLIDFRILSYSNNEALNQEADMMKERLKNIVFPVNPKNRSSKTIVILISKE
- the tolB gene encoding Tol-Pal system protein TolB is translated as MKIFFSLFILVGLLFASDATIEVVKKADSLPSMAVEDASISYDDTFKLRFFKSLVADLNVISLFNVNRHHRLANYNDTNVLVENKDMSYVLRYKMFEDDNRALNIEMKLFNRDEEVFSKRYRVNKKNIYMFISHAMAYDINEFMGEPSVEWMKRKVIFARIIAPKKSEIIIADYTLSYQHVIIKGGLDIFPKWANKAQNAFYYTSLDPLKPTLKYVDIKTAKVKNIISSDGMMVCSDVSEDGKSILLTMARNGQPDIYLYNTTTKKYKRITTYSGIDVNGQFMGDNKIIFISSRLGYPNVFSKRLDTGIVEQMVYYGKSNSSCSAQGQYIVYEARESSNAFSVNTFNLHLISTKTDFIRRLTATGINEFPRFSKDGDAIIFIKNYKSQSAIGIIRLMHNKNYLFPLKSGKIQSMDW
- the pal gene encoding peptidoglycan-associated lipoprotein Pal, whose protein sequence is MKSIVLSSVVTALLVFSGCSTKEPAVQKKTEEVASPVVQEVEAVTTETVASENSTINSSTNELSMNAIESKLPTIYFDFDKYNIKPEMQERIDAAAELGKTGAKAFSVKLEGNCDEWGSDEYNFALGLKRANAVKKALVADGIDPSRISMVSYGESNPVCTEHTRACWAKNRRVNFKLLP
- a CDS encoding tetratricopeptide repeat protein — protein: MKSTVQAALLLVAFVSSVSFAAEPSAFGAGDLTAASPYGLTSSEKVILQTKKTLKKVAINTKSQASELDSLRERIDGIQSIVENLSIKSHNNKINLQKFKEDNKANIDNIHEFQTRLGEQIQKNTQAIEKLRVMILELSKVVDKINADYVSKDEFNTLVTDVNNFKALVAKEIKSRKSSAKSSKISSAELYNQAKAYFDKKYYTKAIQDYKELIKRKYKPAYAHYMIGEMNFKRKNYAQAISYFKKSASLYDKASYMPKLMLHTAIAMDKTGDKEHAKAFYNAVVVKYPKSKEAKEAKKHLGLT
- a CDS encoding FKBP-type peptidyl-prolyl cis-trans isomerase, with translation MAIQDNQIVSIEYEVRDGDQVVDSNMGGAPLVFMYGKGQIIPGLESGIKDMNIGDKADVLVKAADAYGEYNAEATQEVPKEQFAGIDLTEGMTLYGQGEDGGTVQVTVKEIKDNSVVIDFNHPLAGKDLMFSVAINNVRDASAEEAMTGVPEENKPSEDAHSCGTGGGSGCGCN
- a CDS encoding helix-turn-helix domain-containing protein, with product MHIVVVQVAAAAVDVTKFITACEASSQAKKTATLLKTLSVNALITGEVGVGKKSLASFILPDAFLIDASNFDELLLSLENSENIIITNLDNSPNFERLMQAIKENNVRVVATAKESFSHKMTDDLFSVKFNVPPLRERMEDVEELLKQFISDAMVLFGSNNDFDVSNFKPDLSQNALSLKRQVMMNYLLQDVKDTELMDIIEQYLYDKLGSNSDYRTLLYLYEVPLIKAGLHKFKSQVQLADKLGLNRNTLRKKIAEHKKYIGNKI
- the fabD gene encoding ACP S-malonyltransferase; the protein is MKKTAMIFAGQGSQAVGMGKDFYENSKLAREMFEKAGDRIGVDFKEIIFKENEKLGQTAYTQPAILLVQMIAYKLFKAQCPDVKAIYFLGHSLGEFSALCAAGAIDYVDAVELVHKRGALMQEACEGKDAGMMAIVGLDDAGVEKICAEAQAEGKQVWPANYNQDGQLVVAGNRADLASLEQTFKDAGAKRALLLNMSVASHCDILAPAQEPLAKLMEKYIKDTFEAPVISNVTTKPYSTKAEAVKLLKDQLVKPVKYKQSIQAIAPKVNMAIEFGNGVVLKGLNRRIAKDLKTVNISDMASLEKVKEEVCS
- a CDS encoding nitrilase-related carbon-nitrogen hydrolase; this encodes MRVTLAQTSPKLNRSNFNDVVAIINAVKQSSDLIVFPELSLSGYLLQDKLFEDAWSLEELTVFEELSKDIDIVIGAALRDGEVFRNVGLYYANGKFISKHIKVHLPNYGMFEEARYFEGGNKFEAFTVNNKTIAMLVCEDLWHKSVHKELMALNPDLIIVLVASPARGFNDKSLEIQEKWYKIITDVAKECNSQLLFVNRVGFEDGLGFWGGSCVVDIYGKITHKLPLFQKDIQTFTIEE
- a CDS encoding 5'-methylthioadenosine/adenosylhomocysteine nucleosidase, which translates into the protein MTLAIMGAMSEEIAPILERVGEYKTTAYAGNTYYEASYKGINLVIAYSKIGKVFSTLTATTMCEHFGAQKLLFSGVAGAISPKLKVGDLIVATKLAQHDLDITAFGHPFGYVPEGSVYVEADKELIALSKEVAVEMGKSVQEGIIATGDQFVADEKRKNWIGETFKADALEMEGASVAVVCDALDVPFFILRAISDAADMDASFSFDEFLETSAVESAEFVMKMVDKLVR
- a CDS encoding tRNA 2-thiocytidine biosynthesis TtcA family protein, translated to MSKLGKTNAEFKLIEEGDKILVGLSGGKDSLTMIHAMKEQQRRAPFAFEFIAVTVSYGMGENFDKLSAHCREHGIQHVIKETQTYDLAKEKIRKNSSFCSFFSRMRRGYLYSVAKELGCNKVALGHHMDDAAESFFMNFIYNGQMRSLAPKYTAQNGLVVIRPLIQMRERQLRAFVEDNGIEAIGDEACPAMRFDVKMPYARAQMKDMLAKMEKEHPQLFTSLNAAFKNISVDSFFMTED
- a CDS encoding RDD family protein; this encodes MKNVKYAGFWMRFFASFLDTLFLALPVGIIIYFISGGHWFDFSQYQQNIQMAMSGNVHALDKQPRTSFTWELIFEISVLVVTILFWDNWRGATPGKKFLHVKIVDAHTGKDITNKQAFTRSLAYIPSLLLFGIGFLMVAFRQDKRGLHDLIAGTAVIYDEETNPQS
- a CDS encoding EAL domain-containing protein; its protein translation is MNLLQDLRAYADLKILYVESNLSVKDEISALLKKLSPHVVVTNTAQDTLTLYKNHYSKHTKYFDIVIISLELADAIILVKDIKKCHESQVIALITQNQNAHYFPEVINLGIDKYISEPLTNINDTQLALLELAKKSVLMEELENKAFLLEQKNKLIDENIFLTVADIEGNIKNISQAYLDFTGYTKAEILGKNHSIFRNHDVHRDIIKDLWQTISTDNVWEGDLKNRKSSGEEYWIHTVISPLYDKTNKTIGFTSISKDITYQKRLEYFSTLDPLTSLYNKQYFHNYLKVEYKRAIWREESFALLLIAINNETLNDDLIIQVADFLQERRNPQHSELFRVSQNEFALAIRNKNDNYVSNVSDEIIKFKAIKNLQLSIGGINLDTSKFYLNCDDLYSIADENLHKAQKNTVVLDVNEYAIKNLKSLDRFTKLPNHTALNEDLSLLKKEAMLVILHVNQLNVLKELYGNAIIQDIIRKKAKELHDIVHDEQVTLYNLNLQEFAFLITNKNLFDKYLLLVQHSLLLPSESEDNPDDESIVADFTAGVAYGVNNILSHANIALQEALISQKKFRIYKNKQSLKDEKAQKLQRLKVYKTALYNGDIIPYFQPIIDTQSGDIVKYEALARIQTDSGEIISPYYFLDVAKEDKTFEYFTRQMMQKVFNIYAKNNTNISINLSYENLNSPSMLDYIKNRLDKYGGEGITFEILESEDIDDYSIVETFILLVKQYGCKVAIDDFGSGYSNFTTILRLHIDYIKLDGSLITQLNKDENINNMVRGIIQYAKQANIRTIAEFVSNEELADLVKEFGVDLIQGYYYGEPQDPKYYGLI